From Scleropages formosus chromosome 9, fSclFor1.1, whole genome shotgun sequence, one genomic window encodes:
- the LOC108929609 gene encoding inositol monophosphatase 3-like, whose protein sequence is MAPMGIRLSPLGVAVFCLLGLGVLYHLYAGVLSNKVAAFRRGRSVDLRELLALCVEAAVQGGREAKRAHDGGVLSSKAKGKTREGAEEMLTLGDLNSHRRMYYLIKNRFPHVQVISEERDYSTKASDAEWNSVIPDEILQKVQSQVVPAEAVTVWIDPLDATQEYTENLLQYVTTMACVAVNGKPFIGVIHKPFTGYTAWAMVDSGSNVLPRSSYNAKSPSVIVSRSHAGKVKGYIDSAFGNNTVIIQAGGAGYKVLSLLNPTDEKYDKADIYIHITYIKKWDICAGNAILKALGGHMTTLRGEEIDYTGSESNEGGLLATVKLNHKELLEKLPNLDQIRSR, encoded by the exons ATGGCTCCTATGGGCATCCGGCTGTCCCCGCTCGGCGTCGCCGTCTTCTGCCTGCTCGGCCTCGGCGTGCTCTACCACCTGTACGCCGGCGTTCTCTCCAACAAGGTGGCGGCCTTCCGCCGGGGCCGAAGCGTGGACCTGCGGGAGCTGCTGGCGCTGTGCGTGGAGGCGGCCGTGCAGGGCGGCCGGGAGGCGAAGCGCGCCCACGATGGGGGCGTCCTGAGCAGCAAGGCCAAGGGGAAGACGAGGGAGGGGGCCGAGGAGATGCTCACCCTCGGGGACCTCAACTCGCACAGGAGGATGTACTACCTGATCAAGAACCGCTTCCCGCACGTGCAG GTGATCTCCGAGGAGAGGGATTACAGCACCAAGGCCAGCGATGCAGAATGGAACTCTGTGATTCCTGATGAGATACTACAGAAGGTCCAAAGCCAGGTGGTGCCTGCAGAGGCTGTCACCGTGTGGATCGACCCCCTGGATGCCACACAGGAGTACACGG AAAATCTTCTTCAGTATGTCACGACAATGGCTTGTGTTGCTGTGAATGGCAAGCCTTTCATAGGAGTCATCCACAAACCTTTTACAGGGTACACAG CTTGGGCTATGGTGGATTCAGGTTCCAATGTGTTGCCTCGCTCATCATACAACGCCAAGTCCCCAAGCGTTATTGTCTCGCGCTCTCATGCAGGGAAAGTCAAAGGCTACATTGATTCAGCATTTGGAAACAACACTGTCATCATTCAGGCTGGTGGAGCAG GCTATAAGGTTCTATCTTTGCTGAACCCCACAGACGAGAAATACGACAAGGCCGACATCTACATTCACATCACGTACATCAAGAAGTGGGACATCTGTGCTGGTAATGCCATCCTAAAGGCCCTGGGGGGCCACATGACAACCTTGAGGGGGGAGGAGATAGACTACACGGGCTCTGAGTCCAATGAGGGTGGCCTTCTAGCCACTGTGAAACTGAACCacaaggagctgctggagaagctTCCGAACCTGGACCAGATAAGAAGCAGATAA